The following are from one region of the Magallana gigas chromosome 4, xbMagGiga1.1, whole genome shotgun sequence genome:
- the LOC136275026 gene encoding uncharacterized protein — protein sequence MRKRLKREQMACSSDVTTPHDTAKSVVPCRSTDGAVTVPPGSLPGFGLMGFPPKEEKPLARMQASPCVRMHSPAPRLPSPRGSRLFVKNVTKAPSPDSPAWVCTPARVPGHDEGSEPSPAGQAQLDSSVLRGFSSISKDEEIKTVFKPASDRKNSTDLVTVNHMFSEQSNDRNTNKNEDENEMENTYFTTFLQGSFHQAHPMFGDNAGTQCVANCLAGLAFEQVKSTMHWTTQDMNKILATGDEFYTFLQRSSLMHSRYLLVDELPQFFECYNSSFEFTTDSTLASIICLSGEEPCYEDFNAYPLNEALQIALLESNGCFVCFGGNTFLIGKSNGLFYTFDSHSRSTRGLFSISGKSTRLLFKNVQDLLNHIQNLATSMGFSNIVECNITAAKCRVNPLEQQVSNNHIAGNQTEKNWSDNSTDASVVDNHDDDDLMFLHCEEHRFQFCPLSKALKHECCNELALPYFQKDENTIEMHSRELGRPSLTKDITGDGNCFFRAVSYCLTCTESHHYAVRSAICNHILEHEDKFQTFLRSNELSVKSHVSLMEKEGNWATELEILGFAHMLDVNIYTFSNGTWLKFSGQNISASIRPNRDGLYLNHMNENHYDVVLEVGELLVNDRDSTEKNLQKKESEENSKQTIRIAREEKKLQYKREMFRKKYRENDDFRKEKLKKALLRYKEDDEFRILVKDQKNRRYQTDLDFRNTTRLRSRVKSREQYKDNAHKEKVLKKASVKYKTDTEHREKIKKKRIIRYNTDTVHRAARKRKSTGKYKTNDVHRQEMKTRSSKKYRLNEKHRKNVKQRSIDKYRVDEINKENVRKANVQKYSKDDKFRENLLRTSSLKYKTDESFRSKVQENSKHYYHSSPSVKRMRKENVQQRRLNKKIKLEDVEEVLNLFKRNTARGPDFACCSCHRLLFQNQVQTCNREVYAKSEKSAEVASTCIKETFLHQCETSCSKDCSKSSLWICFTCHRKIISGEIPPEAAANNMYLDPVPVELSRLNSLEQHLISLHIPFMKVMALPKGGQKNIHGPVVCVPSDLKKTTSLPLKGDENLLLRVKLKRKLSYKSYYEYQFINTTHVNTALDYLKQNNKWYTGISINRNIESFESNEDAEQNETQTSDENNQQENAQSFIEDTEQAQIAVDTCLQPLDIGQEVLDHFFDDVFNIAPAEGNNPVRMLQEPGNEAKSFPCHFPKGNFSFDEQRDKRLTLARYFNNRLMNADNRFAKDSNYIFFSQYMSELNQVIEKTQISIRKAITKDCKGKSINSDMLRNPEMLSKLLRNDEAIRFMQPIRGTPAYWSAIQKDLFAMLRQLGIPTWFCSFSSAEYRWNDAISSLLKQQCDTRNPDSLDWSEKNESLRSNPVTVARMFEHRFRVFQRDVIHSQAEPIGKIADFFQRVEFQQRGSPHMHCLFWVDNAPKIDLHGKQTVADFIDKYVTCAIPSENEDSDLRKIVLDVQQHSKNHSKSCRKNGSECRFNFPRPPSQRTFITEMHDDDDDSDEIAETPDLHQQNSNQYLTKSQAKEMLLSVWNKIQSESYEFKTTDEVFDDLSLTQEMYENALNVLSKKLTVVLKRHPNEMWTNQYNPCLLKCWNANMDIQYVLDPFSCIVYIVSYISKSEREMGMLLKQTKFEAQEGNLDAKQTMKKIGSAYMTHREVTAQEAVYRVCNLRMKEASRKVIFIPVGENPTRMTKPLSQMKPKRQLPEDDLEGEDDDDEIFMTNIVERYENRPNSITFNNMCLAEFCSEYRVLAKSQVPKGTNENVFELQNSKGFVQKRTRTKQAVVRYPRFSAEKTPEKFYQSRLQLFFPYRNETQLKPESFDLYEAFYNKGFVKLQDTRCVKPVKVIVESNHARYAENENVIDEAQEMYENIGEAEDAWANLCPETERDRDECVMIKSQRQNSDEFVENIPDIENDMKKADVLYHVQQISVSNVEMLNIVQNLNEIQQKVFYYVRDWCIRKIVNENPAPFHIFLTGGAGTGKSQIVKAINFEASRLFSRSLSSPEALSVLLTAFTGTAAFNIGGNTIHSVFSLTKFLPLPYEPLKEQTLSEIRMKLADLQILVIDEVSMVYKRLLFYIHERLVQIKKCKDPF from the coding sequence ATGAGGAAAAGACTGAAAAGAGAACAGATGGCTTGTTCCTCTGATGTTACAACACCACATGACACTGCAAAGTCTGTTGTCCCTTGCAGGTCAACGGATGGGGCTGTCACGGTCCCTCCTGGTAGTCTTCCAGGGTTTGGTTTGATGGGGTTTCCACCTAAAGAGGAAAAACCCCTGGCCAGGATGCAGGCCTCGCCTTGTGTGAGAATGCATTCACCTGCCCCGAGGTTGCCATCTCCTCGGGGAAGTCGTCTGTTTGTCAAAAACGTGACAAAGGCACCGTCCCCTGACTCCCCAGCGTGGGTTTGTACTCCTGCGAGAGTACCTGGGCATGATGAAGGCTCTGAGCCTAGCCCAGCAGGTCAGGCGCAGCTGGACTCCTCCGTGCTAAGAGGGTTCAGCAGTATATCAAAAGATGAGGAAATAAAGACAGTTTTCAAACCGGCTTCTGATCGTAAAAATAGTACTGACTTGGTCACAGTAAATCATATGTTTTCAGAACAAAGTAATGAtagaaacacaaataaaaatgaagatgaaaatgaaatggAAAACACATATTTTACAACTTTTCTTCAAGGTTCATTTCATCAGGCACATCCTATGTTTGGTGACAATGCAGGTACTCAGTGTGTTGCTAACTGTTTAGCGGGGCTAGCTTTTGAACAGGTTAAAAGTACTATGCACTGGACTACTCAAGACATGAACAAGATTTTAGCAACTGGTGATgagttttacacatttttacaAAGAAGTTCTTTGATGCATAGCAGATACTTGCTTGTAGATGAGTTGCCTCAGTTCTTTGAGTGTTACAATAGTTCATTTGAATTTACAACAGATTCAACATTAGCAAGTATTATTTGTCTCTCTGGCGAAGAACCATGCTATGAAGACTTTAATGCATACCCTTTAAATGAGGCTTTACAAATTGCTTTGCTGGAATCAAATGGGTGTTTTGTGTGCTTTGGGGGAAATACCTTCTTAATAGGAAAATCCAATGGATTGTTTTACACCTTTGACTCCCATTCAAGATCAACTCGAGGCTTATTCTCAATTAGTGGGAAAAGTACAAgacttttgttcaaaaatgttCAAGATTTATTGAACCATATCCAGAATCTAGCTACTTCAATGGGGTTTTCAAATATTGTGGAATGTAACATAACAGCGGCAAAATGCAGGGTAAACCCTTTGGAGCAACAAGTCTCAAACAACCATATTGCTGGAAATCAAACTGAAAAGAATTGGTCTGACAATTCTACAGATGCCAGTGTAGTAGATAACCACGATGACGATGATTTAATGTTTCTTCATTGTGAAGAACAtagatttcaattttgtccatTGTCCAAAGCTTTAAAACATGAATGTTGCAATGAGTTAGCCTTACCATATTTTCAAAAGGAtgaaaatacaattgaaatgcATTCACGAGAGTTAGGTAGACCCTCTTTGACCAAGGATATTACTGGAGATGGCAATTGTTTTTTCAGAGCAGTTTCCTATTGTCTAACTTGTACAGAAAGTCACCATTATGCTGTTCGAAGTGCTATTTGTAATCACATTTTGGAACATGAGgataaatttcaaacatttctgAGGTCTAACGAATTATCAGTCAAAAGCCATGTGTCTTTAATGGAGAAGGAGGGAAATTGGGCAACAGAGTTAGAAATTTTAGGATTTGCTCATATGTTGGAtgtcaatatttacacattttcaAATGGTACATGGCTCAAATTCTCAGGACAAAATATTTCTGCATCTATCAGACCAAACCGAGATGGGTTATATTTAAACCACATGAATGAGAACCATTACGATGTTGTTCTGGAAGTTGGTGAATTACTTGTAAATGATAGAGACAGCACAGAAAAGAACCTTCAGAAAAAAGAAAGTGAAGAAAATTCAAAGCAAACAATACGTATTGCTAGAGAAGAAAAGAAGCTTCAATACAAAAGGGAAATGTTCAGAAAAAAGTACAGAGAAAATGATGACTTTAGAAAGGAAAAACTTAAGAAAGCTCTTCTTAGGTACAAGGAAGATGACGAATTTAGAATTTTAGTCAAAGACCAAAAAAACAGAAGATATCAAACTGATCTTGACTTTCGCAATACGACTAGACTTAGAAGTAGGGTTAAAAGTCGGGAGCAATACAAAGACAATGCTCACAAAGAAAAGGTGTTGAAAAAAGCTAGTGTCAAGTATAAAACTGATACTGAACACAGAgagaaaatcaagaaaaagagaATTATAAGGTATAATACAGACACTGTACACAGAGCAGCCCGTAAGAGAAAAAGTACAGGCAAGTACAAAACAAATGATGTTCATAGACAAGAAATGAAAACGAGGAGCTCAAAAAAGTATAGATTGAATGAGAAGCACAGAAAGAATGTGAAACAAAGAAGTATTGATAAATACCGTGTGGATGAAATTAATAAGGAAAACGTTAGAAAAGCTAATGTTCAAAAATATAGCAAAGATGATAAGTTCAGAGAAAATCTCCTCCGTACTAGCTCCTTAAAATACAAAACTGATGAAAGTTTCAGATCAAAGGTCCAAGAGAACAGCAAACACTACTATCATTCTTCTCCTAGTGTAAAGAGaatgagaaaagaaaatgtcCAGCAAAGAAGGTTAAATAAAAAGATCAAACTTGAAGATGTTGAGGAAGTCCTTAACCTATTCAAAAGAAATACTGCTCGGGGTCCAGATTTTGCATGTTGCAGCTGTCATCGGTTATTGTTTCAAAATCAAGTACAGACGTGTAATAGAGAGGTATATGCCAAAAGTGAAAAATCTGCAGAAGTTGCTAGTACTTGCATTAAAGAAACGTTTTTGCATCAATGTGAAACATCATGTTCTAAAGATTGTTCAAAATCTTCATTGTGGATATGTTTTACGTGTCATCGAAAAATCATTAGTGGTGAAATTCCACCCGAAGCAGCAGCAAATAACATGTACCTTGATCCTGTCCCTGTGGAACTTTCCCGCTTAAATAGTTTGGAACAACATTTGATTTCCCTACATATACCTTTCATGAAAGTTATGGCTCTTCCAAAGGGTGGACAGAAAAATATCCATGGTCCTGTTGTTTGCGTGCCATCTGATTTGAAGAAAACAACTTCTTTGCCTTTGAAAGGTGACGAGAACCTTTTGCTTCGAGTAAAATTAAAGAGAAAACTGAGCTACAAGAGTTATTATGAATATCAATTCATAAACACAACTCATGTCAACACTGCTCTTGATTActtgaaacaaaacaacaagtGGTATACCGGAATCTCTATCAACAGAAACATTGAGAGTTTTGAATCAAATGAAGATGCCGAACAAAATGAAACTCAAACATCAGATGAAAATAATCAACAAGAAAATGCTCAATCATTTATCGAAGATACTGAACAGGCACAGATTGCAGTTGACACTTGCCTTCAACCTTTAGATATTGGACAAGAAGTTTTAGACCATTTCTTCGATGATGTTTTCAATATCGCTCCAGCAGAAGGAAATAACCCGGTACGGATGCTCCAAGAACCAGGGAACGAAGCAAAATCATTTCCCTGCCATTTTCCAAAAGGCAATTTTTCATTTGATGAGCAAAGAGACAAAAGACTGACACTAGCtcgatatttcaataatagacTGATGAATGCAGATAACAGATTTGCAAAAGattcaaattacatattcttcaGCCAGTACATGTCAGAACTAAATCAAGTTATTGAAAAAACTCAGATCTCTATTCGAAAGGCAATTACAAAAGATTGTAAAGGGAAGTCGATCAATTCTGATATGTTACGCAATCCTGAAATGTTGTCGAAACTGTTGAGGAATGATGAAGCAATTAGGTTTATGCAGCCAATTAGAGGTACTCCTGCATACTGGTCAGCAATACAGAAAGATCTCTTTGCAATGCTTAGACAGCTGGGAATTCCAACATGGTTTTGTTCCTTCTCTTCAGCTGAATATAGATGGAATGATGCAATCAGTTCCTTGCTAAAACAGCAATGCGACACACGAAATCCTGATTCGTTAGACTGGTCagagaaaaatgaaagtttacgAAGCAATCCTGTCACTGTAGCTAGAATGTTCGAGCATAGATTCCGTGTCTTTCAACGTGACGTTATTCACTCACAAGCGGAACCTATTGGGAAAATAGCAGATTTCTTTCAAAGGGTTGAATTTCAACAAAGAGGATCGCCACACATGCATTGCTTGTTTTGGGTAGACAATGCTCCGAAAATAGATCTTCATGGGAAACAAACAGTAGCCGATTTTATCGACAAATATGTAACCTGTGCTATACCATCTGAAAATGAGGATTCTGATCTGAGAAAAATAGTACTAGATGTTCAACAACACAGTAAGAATCACTCAAAGTCGTGCAGAAAAAATGGATCAGAATGTAGATTTAACTTCCCTAGGCCACCATCACAGCGTACTTTTATAACAGAGATGcatgatgacgacgatgatagTGATGAGATTGCAGAAACTCCAGATTTGCACCAACAGAATTCTAATCAGTATCTCACCAAGTCTCAAGCAAAAGAAATGTTATTGAGTGTGTGGAATAAGATTCAAAGTGAATCCTATGAATTTAAAACAACAGATGAAGTTTTCGATGATCTTTCTCTGACGCAAGAAATGTACGAAAATGCACTGAATGTTTTGTCTAAAAAGTTGACAGTTGTGCTCAAAAGGCACCCAAATGAAATGTGGACAAACCAATACAATCCATGTCTCCTTAAATGTTGGAATGCAAATATGGACATACAATATGTTTTAGATCCCTTTAGTTGCATTGTATACATAGTATCGTACATATCGAAATCTGAAAGGGAAATGGGGATGTtattgaaacaaacaaaatttgaagCCCAAGAAGGAAATCTTGATGCCaaacaaacaatgaaaaaaataggaTCTGCATATATGACACACAGGGAAGTTACCGCACAAGAAGCTGTGTACAGAGTTTGTAATTTGAGAATGAAAGAAGCTTCAAGAAAAGTAATATTTATACCAGTTGGAGAAAACCCTACTCGCATGACAAAGCCCCTTTCTCAAATGAAACCGAAACGTCAGTTACCAGAAGATGATTTAGAAGGGGAAGACGACGATGACGAAATTTTCATGACAAACATTGTGGAAAGGTATGAGAACCGACCAAACAGCATTACGTTCAATAACATGTGTCTAGCTGAGTTCTGTTCTGAATATCGCGTACTTGCTAAATCCCAAGTTCCAAAGGGAACCAACGAAAACGTTTTCGAACTTCAAAATTCCAAGGGATTTGTTCAAAAGAGAACAAGAACAAAACAAGCAGTTGTGAGGTATCCTCGATTTAGTGCAGAGAAAACACCAGAGAAATTTTATCAATCTCGACTACAGCTTTTCTTTCCGTACCGGAATGAAACACAATTGAAACCAGAATCGTTCGATTTGTACGAGGCATTTTATAATAAGGGGTTTGTAAAATTGCAAGACACAAGATGTGTAAAACCGGTCAAAGTTATAGTGGAATCAAATCATGCTCGATatgctgaaaatgaaaatgttatagaTGAAGCTCAGGAAATGTATGAAAACATAGGAGAAGCAGAAGATGCATGGGCAAATTTGTGCCCCGAAACAGAACGTGATAGAGATGAATGTGTTATGATAAAGTCTCAGCGGCAAAACTCCGATGAATTTGTCGAAAATATTCCAGACATTGAAAATGACATGAAAAAAGCTGATGTCTTATATCACGTACAACAAATCAGCGTCTCAAATGTAGAAATGTTGAACATAGTACAGAATCTAAATGAAATCCAACAAAAAGTGTTCTACTATGTGCGAGACTGGTGtataaggaaaattgtaaatgaaaaccCAGCTCCATTTCATATATTTCTTACTGGAGGTGCAGGTACTGGAAAAAGCCAAATTGTAAAAGCTATCAATTTCGAGGCATCACGTCTTTTCTCTAGAAGTTTGTCTTCACCTGAAGCTTTGTCAGTTTTGCTGACAGCGTTTACTGGCACAGCTGCTTTCAACATTGGTGGCAATACAATTCATAGCGTTTTCTCTTTGACAAAATTCTTGCCTCTGCCATACGAACCATTAAAGGAGCAAACTTTGAGTGAAATAAGAATGAAACTTGCAGACTTGCAGATTCTTGTCATTGATGAGGTATCGATGGTGTACAAAAGGCTTTTATTCTACATTCATGAACGATTggtgcaaattaaaaaatgcaaagaCCCGTTTTGA